The following are from one region of the Sandaracinus amylolyticus genome:
- a CDS encoding SDR family oxidoreductase — MALVTGGGRRVGAAIARALGRSGARVAVHHHGSAEGALAVRDELRASGLEAETFRADLGDPRACEALVDAVVARFGRLDHLIASAAIFERVELGTITSEDFDRTIALNVRAPMLLAQRAAPALRDARGSIVIITCTSATAPYRNFLPYVVSKGAAKQLMRTLALELAPEVRVNAVAPGTVLPPESMDDEEKRVLAERTLLQRLGSAEDVADAVLYLVRAGFVTGQEILVDGGVAMTGRPSGEG; from the coding sequence GTGGCCCTCGTCACGGGAGGCGGACGTCGCGTCGGCGCAGCGATCGCGCGGGCGCTCGGACGTTCGGGCGCGAGGGTCGCGGTGCACCACCACGGCTCGGCGGAAGGCGCGCTCGCGGTGCGGGACGAGCTGCGCGCGAGCGGTCTCGAGGCGGAGACGTTCCGTGCCGACCTCGGCGATCCGCGCGCGTGCGAGGCGCTCGTGGACGCGGTCGTCGCGCGCTTCGGGCGGCTCGATCACCTGATCGCGAGCGCCGCCATCTTCGAGCGGGTCGAGCTCGGGACGATCACGAGCGAGGACTTCGATCGGACGATCGCGCTGAACGTGCGCGCGCCCATGTTGCTCGCACAGAGGGCCGCGCCGGCGCTGCGCGACGCGCGCGGATCGATCGTGATCATCACCTGCACCAGCGCGACCGCGCCGTATCGCAACTTCCTGCCCTACGTGGTGAGCAAGGGCGCGGCGAAGCAGCTGATGCGCACGCTCGCGCTCGAGCTCGCGCCGGAGGTGCGCGTCAACGCGGTCGCGCCGGGCACGGTGCTTCCTCCCGAGTCGATGGACGACGAGGAGAAGCGCGTGCTCGCGGAGCGCACCCTGCTGCAGCGGCTCGGCAGCGCCGAGGACGTCGCGGACGCGGTGCTCTACCTGGTGCGCGCGGGGTTCGTGACGGGACAGGAGATCCTCGTCGACGGCGGCGTCGCGATGACCGGTCGTCCTTCGGGCGAGGGGTGA
- a CDS encoding GAF domain-containing protein gives MHHAALPLHASAGDKRETYARVRASIESLIDGEDDWIAAMATVVCELHHAFEAYDWTGFYRAVSPELLLIGPYQGGHGCLRIPFSRGVCGAAARTRETQLVPDVHAFPDHIACSSTTLSEIVVPVLAPDGRVLAVLDVDSNAPAAFDEIDRDALESLCAMLGARYSQEMRRNV, from the coding sequence ATGCACCACGCTGCTCTTCCTCTCCACGCGAGCGCCGGCGACAAGCGCGAGACCTACGCGCGCGTGCGCGCCTCGATCGAGTCGCTGATCGACGGCGAGGACGACTGGATCGCCGCGATGGCCACGGTCGTGTGCGAGCTGCACCACGCGTTCGAGGCGTACGACTGGACCGGCTTCTATCGCGCGGTCTCGCCGGAGCTGCTCTTGATCGGCCCCTACCAAGGCGGCCACGGATGTCTGCGCATCCCGTTCTCGCGCGGCGTGTGCGGCGCGGCGGCGCGCACCCGCGAGACCCAGCTCGTGCCCGACGTGCACGCGTTCCCCGATCACATCGCGTGCAGCTCGACGACGCTCTCCGAGATCGTCGTGCCGGTGCTCGCGCCCGATGGTCGTGTGCTCGCGGTGCTCGACGTCGACTCGAACGCGCCCGCCGCGTTCGACGAGATCGATCGCGACGCGCTCGAGTCGCTCTGCGCGATGCTCGGCGCGCGCTACTCGCAGGAGATGCGCCGGAACGTGTAG
- a CDS encoding DNA mismatch repair protein MutH, with protein sequence MTTTPQSERELLARARTLGGRTLAEIARTLEAIPGGDPRRHKGAAGALVERALGAPRTTTARSAPDFEALGVEVKTLPIDARGMPAETTFVAATPRTPEPDWERSSVRRKLARVLWVPIAIDAPFTERRVGSAFLWSPDDESERVLREDWTELMERFALEPEGISARHGRALQLRPKARDASVRVRAASLDGAPLLAAPRAFYLRRTFTAQILDRAGLLRATR encoded by the coding sequence GTGACGACCACGCCCCAGAGCGAGCGCGAGCTCCTCGCACGCGCGCGCACGCTCGGGGGCCGCACGCTCGCGGAGATCGCGCGGACGCTCGAGGCGATCCCAGGCGGCGATCCACGACGCCACAAGGGCGCCGCCGGCGCGCTGGTCGAGCGCGCGCTCGGGGCTCCACGCACCACGACCGCGCGGAGCGCGCCCGACTTCGAGGCGCTCGGCGTCGAGGTCAAGACGCTGCCGATCGACGCGCGAGGCATGCCCGCGGAGACGACCTTCGTCGCGGCGACACCGCGCACGCCCGAGCCCGACTGGGAGCGCTCGTCGGTGCGCCGCAAGCTCGCGCGCGTGCTCTGGGTCCCGATCGCGATCGACGCGCCGTTCACGGAGCGACGCGTGGGCTCGGCGTTCCTGTGGTCACCCGACGACGAGTCGGAGCGCGTGCTGCGCGAGGACTGGACCGAGCTGATGGAGCGCTTCGCGCTCGAGCCCGAGGGGATCTCGGCGCGACACGGTCGCGCGCTGCAGCTGCGGCCCAAGGCGCGCGACGCGTCGGTGCGGGTGCGCGCCGCGAGCCTCGACGGCGCACCGCTCCTCGCGGCCCCTCGCGCGTTCTATCTGCGGCGCACGTTCACCGCGCAGATCCTCGATCGCGCCGGCTTGCTGCGCGCGACCCGCTGA
- a CDS encoding sigma-70 family RNA polymerase sigma factor yields the protein MAAYEHDGALSRYIERVRSIPPLSREDEHDLAVRAAKGDAVAMDKLVEANLRFVVAVALQYRRYGLRLADLIAEGNLGLMIAAQKFDAERGTRFVTYAGYWIRALVLDLVVRSSSMVGAGSGPLRSKLFFRLRRERARVANLANDPTERNEILAARFETTPEKMEEMLRRLDARDVSLDTTIYPDSGVTMLDTLEGSEQDQESALSDSERESEIKERLANALGQLDQRERYIVEQRYMGEKEVSLAAIGRKLGVSRERARQLEARAKQKLKQRLEGLELDLVA from the coding sequence ATGGCGGCATACGAGCACGACGGCGCCCTCTCCCGTTACATCGAGAGGGTTCGAAGCATTCCCCCGCTCTCCCGAGAGGACGAGCACGACCTCGCGGTGCGCGCTGCCAAGGGTGACGCGGTCGCGATGGACAAGTTGGTCGAGGCGAACCTCCGGTTCGTGGTGGCCGTGGCGCTGCAGTACCGGCGCTATGGGCTCCGCCTCGCCGACCTGATCGCCGAGGGCAACCTCGGTCTGATGATCGCGGCGCAGAAGTTCGACGCCGAGCGCGGCACCCGGTTCGTGACCTACGCCGGGTACTGGATCCGCGCGCTGGTGCTGGACCTGGTGGTCCGCTCCTCGAGCATGGTGGGCGCGGGCTCGGGCCCGCTGCGCAGCAAGCTCTTCTTCCGCCTGCGCCGCGAGCGCGCGCGGGTGGCGAACCTCGCGAACGACCCGACGGAGCGCAACGAGATCCTGGCGGCGCGCTTCGAGACGACCCCGGAGAAGATGGAGGAGATGCTGCGCCGTCTCGACGCGCGCGACGTCTCGCTCGACACGACCATCTACCCGGACTCGGGCGTGACGATGCTCGACACCCTCGAGGGCAGCGAGCAGGACCAGGAGAGCGCGCTCTCCGACAGCGAGCGCGAGAGCGAGATCAAGGAGCGCCTGGCGAACGCCCTGGGTCAGCTCGATCAGCGCGAGCGCTACATCGTCGAGCAGCGCTACATGGGCGAGAAGGAAGTCTCGCTCGCGGCGATCGGTCGCAAGCTGGGCGTGTCGCGCGAGCGTGCACGTCAGCTCGAGGCGCGCGCGAAGCAGAAGCTGAAGCAGCGTCTCGAAGGCCTCGAGCTCGACCTCGTGGCCTGA
- the erpA gene encoding iron-sulfur cluster insertion protein ErpA translates to MINLTEKAAEKVKEIRDAEGLGEQGLRVRVIGGGCSGFSYDLFFEDETTDLDQTFESAGIKLYVDMMSFQYLEGVEIDYVEGLHGAGFKFVNPNAKSTCGCGSSFSA, encoded by the coding sequence ATGATCAACCTCACGGAGAAGGCGGCGGAGAAGGTCAAGGAGATCCGCGACGCCGAGGGGCTGGGCGAGCAGGGTCTGCGCGTCCGCGTCATCGGCGGTGGATGCTCGGGCTTCAGCTACGACCTCTTCTTCGAGGACGAGACGACCGACCTCGACCAGACCTTCGAGTCGGCGGGCATCAAGCTCTACGTCGACATGATGTCGTTCCAATACCTGGAGGGCGTCGAGATCGACTACGTCGAGGGCCTCCACGGCGCGGGCTTCAAGTTCGTGAACCCGAACGCGAAGAGCACCTGCGGCTGCGGATCGAGCTTCAGCGCCTGA